Proteins encoded together in one Schistocerca americana isolate TAMUIC-IGC-003095 chromosome 8, iqSchAmer2.1, whole genome shotgun sequence window:
- the LOC124545225 gene encoding ATP synthase subunit gamma, mitochondrial yields MLGRAGTLVPLCGQQQQQARGMATLKAISIRLKSVKNIQKITQSMKMVSAAKYTKAERELKQARPYGEGAKQFYEKAEVAPVGEAPKKLVIAMTSDRGLCGAVHTQVSRSIRTELTEDPENTKIICVGDKSRAILQRLYGKNIIGVANEVGRKPPTFTDAAKLTNIILNSGYEFTAGRIVYNRFKSVVSYTTTDLPLFSLEAIQAAPKLPVYDSLDSEVLQSYLEYSIASLIFYAMKEGACSEQSSRMTAMDNASKNAGEMIDKLTLTFNRTRQAVITRELIEIISGAAALD; encoded by the coding sequence ATGTTGGGCAGAGCTGGAACGCTGGTGCCCCTCTGCGGGCAGCAACAACAGCAGGCGAGAGGTATGGCTACTCTTAAGGCCATTTCTATTCGACTAAAGTCAGTTAAAAATATCCAGAAAATAACACAAAGTATGAAGATGGTGTCAGCTGCAAAATACACTAAAGCTGAAAGGGAACTGAAGCAAGCCCGACCGTATGGCGAAGGAGCGAAACAGTTTTATGAGAAAGCAGAGGTTGCACCCGTGGGAGAAGCCCCCAAAAAACTTGTAATTGCTATGACTTCAGACCGAGGACTTTGTGGTGCCGTACATACGCAAGTTTCAAGAAGTATACGCACGGAACTGACAGAAGACCCCGAAAACACCAAGATAATATGTGTGGGCGACAAATCACGAGCCATCCTACAGCGATTGTATGGTAAAAATATTATTGGTGTTGCAAACGAGGTTGGGCGTAAGCCGCCTACTTTTACTGATGCTGCAAAGCTGACAAATATAATTTTGAACAGCGGATACGAGTTTACAGCTGGTAGAATTGTATACAATAGGTTCAAATCTGTAGTTTCGTATACTACCACAGATTTGCCACTTTTCAGCTTGGAGGCCATACAGGCTGCTCCAAAACTTCCAGTGTATGATTCATTGGATTCTGAAGTTCTGCAGAGTTATCTGGAATACTCCATAGCCTCCCTGATTTTTTATGCTATGAAAGAAGGAGCCTGCAGCGAACAATCTTCAAGAATGACTGCAATGGATAATGCAAGCAAAAATGCAGGCGAAATGATTGATAAGTTGACACTGACATTTAACCGCACTCGACAAGCCGTGATTACAAGAGAATTGATTGAAATTATTTCAGGAGCGGCTGCTCTTGACTAG